In Candidatus Omnitrophota bacterium, a single genomic region encodes these proteins:
- the pstA gene encoding phosphate ABC transporter permease PstA has translation MIRNPYIKEKIAFAVLFAATVIVVLPVILILFFIIQHGWNAISWEFLTQMPRKGMREGGIFPAIVGTLYLVLGTLLFALPLGVMSAIYLTEYAKDNWLTRLVKLAIINLAGVPSVVYGLFGLGIFVMFLKFGASILAGSLTLAIMVVPIIITTTREALDSVPQSFRQVSLSLGASKWDTIRHAVLPHAMPGILTGMILAVSRAAGETAPILFTVAAFYLPKLPHSVFDQVMALPYHLYVISTQVPNIKLEVRYGTALVLLMIVLTMNGVAIVLRAHFRKKKKW, from the coding sequence ATGATCAGGAACCCTTATATCAAAGAGAAGATCGCCTTTGCCGTCCTGTTCGCGGCGACCGTCATCGTCGTTTTGCCGGTCATTCTTATTTTATTTTTTATCATTCAGCACGGCTGGAACGCCATTTCGTGGGAGTTCTTGACCCAGATGCCGCGAAAAGGCATGCGCGAAGGCGGCATTTTTCCGGCGATCGTCGGGACCCTGTATCTGGTTTTGGGAACACTGCTGTTCGCCTTGCCGCTGGGGGTGATGTCAGCCATTTACCTGACCGAATACGCCAAGGACAATTGGCTGACCCGCTTAGTCAAGCTGGCCATCATCAACCTGGCCGGAGTTCCGTCGGTGGTGTACGGCCTTTTCGGGCTGGGGATCTTTGTCATGTTCCTCAAATTCGGCGCTTCCATTTTAGCCGGCTCCCTGACCCTGGCCATCATGGTGGTGCCGATCATCATCACGACCACCCGCGAAGCGCTGGACAGCGTGCCGCAATCGTTCCGTCAGGTGAGCTTGTCGCTGGGCGCCTCCAAATGGGACACCATACGCCACGCGGTCCTGCCGCACGCGATGCCGGGCATTTTGACCGGGATGATCCTGGCGGTTTCCCGCGCCGCGGGCGAAACAGCACCCATCCTTTTTACCGTCGCCGCTTTTTACCTGCCCAAACTGCCTCATTCGGTCTTCGACCAGGTCATGGCTTTGCCGTATCATTTGTACGTCATTTCAACGCAGGTGCCCAATATCAAATTGGAGGTCCGTTACGGCACGGCGCTGGTGCTTTTAATGATCGTCCTGACGATGAATGGGGTCGCGATCGTTTTGCGCGCGCATTTTAGAAAGAAGAAAAAATGGTGA
- the phoU gene encoding phosphate signaling complex protein PhoU: MERHFDEELRNLKENLLHMSSLVEEAISGAVKALVSRDEVLAKKVVSCDHAIDMLEVKIDDLCLRLLALHQPQAGDLRFIAYSMKINNDLERMGDLSVNIAQEALNLLNIPSGKTLTDVPHMAALAQQMLKDSINAFVTNDVPLAKNVCLRDDEVDALNHQIFQDMLAHITQDPKKVTRAVDMILVTRNLERIADHATNIAEDVIYIVEGKVIKHHLTDDPTPGPA; this comes from the coding sequence ATGGAACGTCATTTTGACGAAGAATTGCGGAATTTAAAAGAAAACCTCCTGCACATGAGCAGTTTGGTGGAAGAGGCCATCAGCGGCGCGGTCAAAGCGCTGGTCAGCCGCGATGAAGTGCTGGCGAAAAAAGTCGTCTCCTGCGACCATGCCATTGACATGTTGGAAGTCAAGATCGACGATTTGTGCCTGCGCCTGTTGGCCCTGCACCAGCCGCAGGCAGGGGACCTGCGTTTCATCGCCTATAGCATGAAGATCAACAATGACCTTGAACGCATGGGGGACCTGTCGGTCAATATCGCGCAGGAAGCCCTGAACCTGTTGAATATCCCGTCGGGAAAGACCCTCACGGATGTCCCGCACATGGCCGCGCTGGCCCAGCAGATGCTCAAGGACAGCATCAACGCGTTCGTGACCAATGATGTGCCGCTGGCTAAAAATGTGTGCCTGCGCGACGACGAAGTGGACGCGCTCAATCATCAGATCTTCCAGGACATGCTCGCGCATATAACGCAGGACCCCAAGAAGGTCACCCGCGCGGTGGACATGATCCTGGTGACCCGTAACCTTGAACGCATTGCCGATCATGCCACCAATATCGCCGAAGACGTCATCTATATCGTTGAGGGAAAGGTGATCAAGCATCATTTGACCGATGACCCGACGCCCGGGCCTGCCTAA
- a CDS encoding phosphate ABC transporter ATP-binding protein, whose product MVNPLKIQVDDLNVFFGAVQALKNITLGVQANEILSIIGPSNSGKSTFLRCLNRSNDGTHPRFSRRGLVTINGVDIDGPIDVEMLRKKVGMVFALPTVLPITIFENVAYGLRRHGIKDKKSISRTIENSLKAAYLWDEVKDRLDAQAMNLSGGQQQRLCLARTLAVEPDIILYDEPCSGLDPISTAKIEEAMVHFKDKYTQILVTNNTKQAARVGDRTAFFLMGELVELDQTKKIFTSPADKRTEGYISGRFG is encoded by the coding sequence ATGGTGAACCCTTTGAAAATACAGGTGGACGATCTGAACGTATTCTTCGGTGCTGTCCAGGCATTGAAGAACATTACCCTCGGCGTTCAGGCCAACGAGATCTTAAGTATCATTGGTCCATCCAACAGCGGCAAAAGCACCTTTTTGCGCTGCCTGAACCGTTCCAACGACGGTACGCATCCGCGTTTTTCGCGCCGGGGACTGGTGACCATCAACGGCGTTGATATTGACGGGCCCATTGATGTTGAGATGCTGCGCAAGAAAGTGGGCATGGTGTTCGCCCTGCCGACGGTCCTGCCCATCACCATTTTTGAGAATGTGGCCTATGGCCTGCGCCGCCACGGCATCAAGGACAAAAAGTCCATCAGCCGGACCATTGAGAACAGCTTGAAGGCCGCGTATTTGTGGGACGAGGTCAAGGACCGTTTGGACGCGCAGGCCATGAACCTTTCCGGAGGCCAGCAGCAGCGCCTGTGCCTGGCCCGCACCCTGGCTGTTGAGCCGGACATTATCCTGTATGATGAGCCGTGTTCGGGGCTGGACCCTATTTCCACGGCCAAGATCGAGGAAGCCATGGTCCATTTTAAGGACAAATACACCCAGATCCTGGTGACCAATAACACCAAACAGGCCGCGCGCGTGGGCGATCGCACGGCATTCTTCCTGATGGGGGAATTGGTTGAGCTGGACCAGACCAAGAAGATATTCACTTCTCCGGCGGACAAGCGGACGGAGGGTTATATTTCCGGGAGATTCGGTTGA
- a CDS encoding alginate export family protein translates to MRHKVLLAVALAALMATPAFAAVQNVKVSGAIDSTYISRQHFNLGSKVLTQGGGENGLRNQNAFITQTTVRIDADLSDNVSTTVGLINERGWGAEHSTITSTSTGGITTTTTNNNANDTNVQLYLAYATMREFLYSPLTVSVGRQYFGYGNNLIIGTDGVNNVATGNLAAIANDMTLRSTYDGVKAILDYKPLTIDLLYFKNNTGTDAGLTGANNANKRQSDVYGLNANYQLGDAMNSVVEGYFFARVGGHYNTTVVTDKGDTLYVPGLRVSTNPIKGLNTQAEIAWQRGTKSLAPGSATVGGDNLPREAMAAQLTASYTLPVLEQYKPVVNASYTFVSGDKNGDDQRQTPASSNTGSRSVYTAWDPFNEAQGSGTIYNTLFNLTNLNIFALGVQATPIQDVTATATWSGLWLNKKVGTGNLIGNSMPTLQADGTATPTFATTGKKDLGNEYDVNVNYAYTEDVTFGLSLGWFVPGKTFNSANDSVASQALAHVNVNF, encoded by the coding sequence ATGAGACATAAAGTTCTATTAGCGGTTGCCTTAGCGGCTCTTATGGCCACTCCGGCGTTCGCCGCTGTTCAAAACGTGAAAGTCAGTGGTGCCATTGACTCCACGTATATCAGTCGTCAGCACTTTAACCTTGGTTCAAAGGTTCTAACTCAGGGTGGCGGTGAAAATGGTTTGAGAAACCAGAACGCTTTCATCACCCAAACCACAGTGCGCATTGATGCTGATTTGAGCGACAATGTCAGCACCACCGTTGGTTTGATCAATGAACGCGGTTGGGGTGCAGAGCACAGCACCATTACTTCTACTTCTACTGGTGGTATAACTACTACTACTACCAATAACAATGCCAATGACACCAACGTCCAGCTGTATTTGGCCTATGCCACGATGCGCGAGTTTTTGTATTCTCCGCTCACCGTGAGCGTTGGTCGTCAGTACTTCGGTTACGGGAATAACCTTATCATCGGCACGGATGGCGTTAACAATGTCGCCACTGGCAACTTGGCTGCTATCGCCAATGATATGACCCTTAGAAGCACCTATGATGGTGTTAAGGCGATCTTGGATTATAAGCCCTTGACCATCGACTTGTTGTACTTCAAGAACAATACCGGTACTGATGCTGGTTTGACCGGTGCTAATAATGCCAACAAAAGGCAGTCCGATGTTTATGGGTTAAACGCCAATTATCAGTTGGGCGATGCCATGAACAGCGTGGTGGAAGGTTACTTCTTCGCCAGAGTCGGCGGGCATTACAATACCACCGTGGTCACGGACAAGGGTGATACCTTGTATGTGCCTGGTTTGCGTGTCAGCACCAACCCCATCAAAGGGTTGAATACTCAAGCAGAAATTGCCTGGCAAAGAGGCACGAAATCGCTGGCCCCTGGTTCTGCTACAGTCGGCGGCGATAATCTCCCCCGTGAAGCCATGGCCGCGCAATTAACGGCCAGCTACACCTTACCGGTGTTGGAGCAATACAAACCCGTGGTCAATGCTTCTTATACCTTTGTTTCCGGGGATAAGAACGGCGATGACCAGCGTCAGACCCCTGCCAGTAGCAATACTGGTTCTAGGAGCGTCTATACTGCTTGGGATCCGTTCAACGAAGCCCAGGGCAGCGGGACTATCTACAACACGCTGTTTAACCTGACCAACCTCAACATCTTTGCTCTGGGCGTTCAAGCTACTCCCATACAGGATGTGACCGCGACTGCCACATGGAGCGGTTTGTGGTTGAATAAAAAAGTCGGTACTGGTAACCTCATTGGCAACAGCATGCCGACCCTTCAAGCGGATGGCACGGCCACGCCGACCTTTGCCACCACCGGTAAAAAAGACCTCGGTAATGAATACGATGTCAACGTCAACTATGCTTATACCGAAGATGTTACGTTCGGGTTAAGCTTGGGCTGGTTCGTTCCTGGCAAAACGTTCAATAGTGCTAATGACAGTGTTGCCAGTCAGGCATTGGCTCATGTGAACGTGAACTTTTAA
- a CDS encoding NADH-ubiquinone oxidoreductase-F iron-sulfur binding region domain-containing protein translates to MMHPLECRRILPQDLKALNSLSDYIAQGGGKAYARALSMSPLDVIGEIKKANLRGRGGAGFPTAIKWAGVRNEPCPTKYVVCNFSEGEPGTYKDRYLILKNPYHLFEGIAIAIYAIGAKEAYIGIKKKYKPQVHRLFAARLEMEEAGMLPKGLIKIHLGPDEYLFGEEKGLLESIDGRYPMPRNIPPYIQGINFQPDSLNPTCVNNVESFCQAVYIFKKGADDFKSVGSQDTPGTVICTVCGDIKRPGIYEVPAGTVTLKQLLYDIAGGPSGRFSLKAAFSGVASGVVTPERFGTPLDFGSLKKAGGGLGSAGFIVYDQSACMVQAALKFSNFLAKSSCGQCVPCNQGTAQITEYLKKVEFGHGSKDDLEAIFEISGRCTNQNRCFLPTQESLLIPSIINAFPSEFKAHIEGNRDPHERDLILPKLHEYDEDTRAFTYDDPVKFPL, encoded by the coding sequence ATGATGCATCCCTTAGAATGCCGCCGGATCCTTCCGCAAGACCTGAAAGCCCTCAATTCTCTTAGTGATTATATCGCTCAAGGCGGAGGCAAGGCCTATGCGCGCGCCCTTTCCATGTCGCCCCTTGACGTCATCGGGGAGATCAAGAAGGCAAATCTGCGCGGCCGCGGCGGCGCCGGGTTTCCCACCGCCATCAAATGGGCCGGGGTGCGCAACGAGCCGTGTCCCACAAAATATGTCGTCTGCAACTTCTCCGAAGGCGAGCCCGGCACCTACAAAGACCGTTATTTAATCCTCAAAAACCCCTATCATCTCTTTGAAGGGATCGCCATTGCCATTTACGCCATCGGCGCCAAAGAAGCCTATATCGGCATCAAGAAAAAGTATAAGCCCCAGGTCCACCGGCTTTTTGCCGCGCGTTTGGAGATGGAAGAGGCAGGGATGCTCCCCAAGGGCCTGATCAAGATCCATCTGGGCCCGGATGAATACCTTTTTGGCGAGGAAAAAGGACTGCTGGAGTCCATTGACGGCCGCTACCCCATGCCGCGCAATATCCCGCCCTACATTCAGGGGATCAATTTCCAGCCTGATTCCCTCAATCCGACCTGTGTCAATAATGTGGAGAGTTTCTGCCAGGCAGTATATATATTTAAGAAAGGGGCGGACGACTTTAAATCAGTCGGGTCCCAGGATACCCCCGGAACAGTCATATGTACGGTTTGCGGAGATATCAAGCGTCCGGGCATTTATGAGGTCCCGGCCGGAACAGTGACCCTCAAACAGCTTCTATATGATATCGCAGGCGGCCCAAGCGGGCGATTTTCCCTAAAAGCCGCGTTTTCCGGTGTGGCGAGCGGAGTGGTGACCCCTGAAAGGTTCGGGACACCCCTGGATTTCGGGTCTTTGAAGAAGGCAGGGGGCGGTTTGGGCTCGGCCGGATTCATTGTCTATGACCAAAGCGCATGTATGGTGCAGGCAGCGCTTAAATTTTCCAATTTCCTGGCCAAAAGCTCCTGCGGCCAATGCGTGCCCTGCAACCAGGGCACGGCCCAGATCACCGAATACCTAAAAAAGGTTGAATTCGGGCACGGCTCCAAGGACGATCTTGAGGCCATCTTTGAGATCAGCGGCCGCTGTACCAATCAGAATCGCTGTTTTCTACCCACACAGGAATCCCTGCTTATCCCCAGCATTATCAACGCTTTTCCTTCCGAGTTCAAAGCGCATATTGAGGGGAACAGGGACCCCCACGAGCGCGATCTCATCCTTCCCAAGCTCCACGAATACGACGAGGACACCCGCGCCTTCACCTATGATGATCCTGTCAAGTTTCCTCTATAA
- the pstB gene encoding phosphate ABC transporter ATP-binding protein PstB gives MPAIIETHKLNLFYGAFQGLIDISMTVDERRITSLIGPSGCGKSTLLRALNRMNDLIEGVRVTGRVLIGGTDIYDPQTDLVYLRKKVGMVFQRPNPFALSVAENILFSVKIHKTAPASEYGSILEASLRAVDLWEVLKDRLNASALSLSLEQQQRLCIARLLPVKPDILLMDEPCSALDPMSTAHIEDLMRTLKNDYTILIVTHNMQQAARVSDFTGYMLLGELVEMGPTGQVFTNPKDPRTEAYITGRFG, from the coding sequence ATGCCTGCGATCATTGAAACCCACAAATTGAATCTTTTTTACGGCGCGTTCCAGGGACTGATCGATATCAGCATGACGGTGGACGAGCGCCGGATCACTTCGCTCATCGGGCCCTCCGGATGCGGCAAGTCAACGCTGCTGCGCGCGCTTAACCGGATGAACGACCTCATTGAAGGCGTGCGGGTGACGGGCAGGGTCCTCATCGGCGGCACGGACATTTATGATCCGCAGACGGACCTGGTCTATCTGCGTAAAAAAGTCGGCATGGTGTTTCAGCGCCCCAACCCGTTCGCGCTGTCAGTGGCTGAAAATATTTTATTCAGCGTCAAGATCCACAAGACCGCGCCCGCGTCCGAATATGGATCAATTCTGGAAGCATCGCTGCGGGCCGTGGATCTCTGGGAGGTGCTCAAAGACCGGCTCAATGCCTCGGCATTGAGTTTGTCCCTGGAACAGCAGCAGCGTCTGTGCATCGCGCGGCTCCTGCCGGTCAAGCCCGATATTTTGCTGATGGATGAGCCGTGCTCGGCGCTGGACCCCATGTCCACCGCGCACATTGAGGACCTGATGCGGACACTGAAAAACGATTATACGATCTTAATTGTCACGCACAACATGCAGCAGGCCGCGCGCGTGTCGGATTTTACCGGATATATGCTGCTGGGAGAATTGGTTGAAATGGGGCCGACGGGTCAGGTCTTTACCAACCCTAAAGATCCGCGCACCGAGGCGTATATTACTGGGCGTTTTGGTTAA